One genomic region from Prunus persica cultivar Lovell chromosome G3, Prunus_persica_NCBIv2, whole genome shotgun sequence encodes:
- the LOC18783718 gene encoding probable GTP diphosphokinase RSH2, chloroplastic, giving the protein MTVPTIALYASPPSSVCSTTHPCQINAHTSYDFELSSRSASSTASTASTSQKPVTGGLSCLFSSPTVKHASSSSSYSGGGEELGSLWHDRGEELKELSSSFRYSPSKFNGASLNRDQSPISVFQGPVSSSSSGVSSSARSPPMRITRERSNNGDISLNSIRCGSNGLFNGFVRGALGSSCIDYDSPSFEARTDALDVGSSAVVLDDLTFNMEDGFLEGISEPYAKELLLGAQLRHKIFYEDFIIKAFCEAEKAHRGQMRASGDPYLQHCVETAVLLALIGANSTVVAAGLLHDTLDDSFLCYDYIFGKFGAGVADLVEGVSKLSHLSKLARDNNTASKTVEADRLHTMFLAMADARAVLIKLADRLHNMMTLDALPLAKQQRFAKETLEIFVPLANRLGISSWKVQLENLCFKHLNPDQHKELSSKLLDSFDDAMITSATERLERALKDKAISYHVLCGRHKSLYSIYCKMLKKKLNMDEIHDIHGLRLIVDNEEDCYEALKVVHQLWSEVPGKFKDYITQPKFNGYQSLHTVVMGEGMIPLEVQIRTKEMHLQAEFGFAAHWRYKEGDCKHPSFVLQMVEWARWVVTWQCEAMSRDRSSIGYADSIKPPCTFPSHSDDCPYSYKPHCGQDGPVFVIMIENEKMSVQEFPTNSTIMDLLERTGRGSLRWTPYGFPLKEELRPRLNHAAVSDPTCKLQMGDVVELTPAIPDKSLTEYREEIQRMYDRGMSVSSTGPAASSMVGWRS; this is encoded by the exons ATGACGGTGCCAACAATAGCCCTGTACGCAAGCCCGCCGAGCAGTGTGTGCTCGACGACCCACCCGTGCCAGATCAATGCGCATACCTCATACGATTTCGAATTGAGCTCTCGATCTGCGTCGTCGACGGCTTCGACGGCCTCCACGTCGCAAAAGCCGGTGACTGGTGGGCTTTCGTGCCTGTTCTCATCGCCGACGGTGAAGCACGCGTCGTCCTCGTCGAGCTATTCGGGTGGAGGAGAGGAATTGGGCTCTCTATGGCACGATAGGGGCGAAGAATTGAAGGAATTGAGTAGCTCGTTTCGATATTCTCCGAGCAAGTTCAATGGGGCTTCGTTGAACCGGGACCAGAGCCCCATTTCGGTGTTTCAGGGCCCAGTTTCATCTTCCAGTAGTGGGGTTTCGAGCTCGGCGAGAAGCCCACCAATGAGAATTACACGGGAGAGGTCTAACAATGGAGATATTAGTTTGAATTCAATCCGGTGTGGGAGTAATGGGTTGTTTAATGGGTTCGTGAGAGGTGCTTTGGGCTCTTCGTGCATAGATTACGACTCGCCGAGTTTTGAGGCTCGTACTGATGCTTTGGATGTGGGTTCGTCAGCTGTGGTTCTTGATGATTTGACTTTCAATATGGAAGATGGGTTCTTGGAGGGCATTTCTGAGCCTTATGCCAAAGAATTGCTTCTGGGTGCGCAACTGCGCCACAAGATTTTCTATGAAGATTTTATTATCAAGGCTTTTTGCGAGGCCGAGAAAGCTCATAGAGGGCAG ATGCGGGCAAGTGGCGATCCGTATTTGCAGCATTGTGTGGAGACTGCGGTGTTGCTCGCATTAATTGGTGCTAATTCGACAGTTGTTGCTGCAGGGCTTTTGCATGACACGCTTGatgattcttttttgtgttatGACTATATATTTGGGAAGTTTGGAGCTGGGGTTGCTGATTTAGTGGAAGGG GTGTCTAAGCTAAGTCATCTGAGCAAGCTTGCCCGTGATAATAATACAGCAAGCAAAACAGTTGAGGCAGATCGCCTGCATACCATGTTCCTTGCCATGGCAGATGCCAGAGCTGTCCTCATTAAATTGGCAGATCGATTACATAATATGATGACACTAGATGCATTACCCTTGGCTAAGCAACAGAGGTTTGCAAAGGAGACTTTGGAGATTTTTGTACCCTTGGCCAACCGGTTAGGAATCTCTAGCTGGAAGGTGCAGCTGgaaaatttatgttttaagCATCTCAACCCAGATCAGCACAAAGAACTGTCCTCTAAGCTTCTAGATTCGTTTGATGATGCAATGATTACTTCTGCCACAGAGAGATTAGAGCGAGCTCTCAAGGATAAGGCCATTTCCTACCATGTACTTTGTGGGCGGCATAAGAGCTTGTATAGCATCTACTGCAAAATGTTAAA AAAGAAGCTAAACATGGATGAAATTCATGATATTCATGGGCTACGTTTGATTGTTGATAATGAGGAAGATTGCTACGAAGCACTGAAAGTTGTTCACCAGCTGTGGTCTGAGGTGCCAGGAAAGTTCAAGGACTACATAACTCAACCCAAGTTTAATGG GTATCAGTCACTGCACACTGTGGTGATGGGTGAAGGCATGATTCCGCTGGAAGTGCAAATTCGAACAAAGGAGATGCATTTGCAAGCTGAGTTTGGATTTGCAGCTCACTGGAGATACAAGGAAGGTGACTGTAAGCACCCCTCATTTGTGCTTCAGATGGTCGAGTGGGCCAGATGGGTGGTCACTTGGCAGTGTGAGGCAATGAGCAGAGACCGGTCATCCATTGGGTATGCTGATTCAATCAAGCCACCCTGCACGTTCCCTTCACATTCTGATGACTGTCCATATTCTTACAAACCTCACTGTGGTCAAGATGGGCCGGTGTTTGTCATCATGATAGAGAATGAAAAG ATGTCTGTTCAAGAGTTTCCTACAAACTCCACGATTATGGATCTGCTGGAAAGAACTGGGCGAGGGAGCTTGAGATGGACACCATACGGGTTCCCGCTGAAGGAAGAACTGAGGCCTAGGCTGAACCATGCGGCAGTGAGTGATCCTACATGCAAGCTGCAGATGGGGGATGTGGTGGAGCTGACTCCAGCAATTCCTGATAAGTCTTTGACAGAGTACAGGGAAGAGATTCAGCGCATGTACGACCGGGGCATGAGTGTATCAAGTACAGGTCCTGCTGCTAGCAGTATGGTGGGTTGGAGAAGTTGA
- the LOC18783659 gene encoding transcription initiation factor TFIID subunit 9, translating into MAGEDEDLPRDAKIVKTLLKSMGVEEYEPRVIHQFLELWYRYVVDVLTDAQVYSEHAGKPAIDCDDVKLAIQSKVNFSFSQPPPREVLLELARNRNKIPLPKSIAGPGVALPPEQDTLISPNYQLAIPKKQSAQAVEEMEEDEEPAEPNPPQEQKPSDLPQGTPQRVSFPLAKRTK; encoded by the exons ATGGCAGGGGAAGATGAGGACTTGCCCAGAGATGCAAAGATTGTGAAAACGCTGTTAAAATCGATGGGTGTGGAGGAATATGAGCCTCGTGTTATTCACCAATTCTTGGAGCTGTGGTATCGATATGTGGTCGATGTGCTCACTGATGCACAGGTCTACTCAGAACATGCTGGTAAGCCCGCAATTGATTGTGACGATGTCAAGCTTGCTATACAGTCCAAGGTTAATTTCAGCTTCTCACAGCCCCCTCCAAGGGAG GTGCTACTGGAGTTGGCTAGAAACAGGAACAAAATCCCATTACCAAAATCAATTGCAGGGCCTGGTGTGGCGTTGCCACCTGAACAGGACACATTGATCAGCCCAAACTATCAACTGGCAATCCCAAAGAAACAATCTGCTCAAGCAGTAGAAGAAAtggaggaagatgaagaaccTGCTGAACCCAATCCCCCCCAGGAACAGAAGCCCTCTGATCTGCCTCAGGGTACTCCCCAAAGGGTATCCTTTCCCCTTGCTAAACGCACCAAGTGA